Proteins from a genomic interval of Lolium perenne isolate Kyuss_39 chromosome 1, Kyuss_2.0, whole genome shotgun sequence:
- the LOC127303461 gene encoding chloride conductance regulatory protein ICln, translating to MVLGLHPFADIAADGTPRLDVANGEEIVRVQRASALALGGRAPEPPGTVFITTRRVIWVSDTERNKGYAVDFVAVSLHAVSRDPEAYPSPCIYTQIETEVGSDEESDESDSEANGAVDLSKVTEMRIIPSDPDQLDQLFEAFSHSAELNPDPNAESDEENGWVHDDGGDDDMCDGSDAEEFSDDTPIGQIDEHGITRSVVELEINDQRFGDAEEAEGERSHRNGR from the exons ATGGTGCTCGGCCTCCACCCCTTCGCCGACATCGCCGCCGACGGCACCCCTCGCCTCGACGTCGCCAATGGAGAGGAGATCGTCCGCGTGCAGCGTGCTTCCGCGCTCGCCCTCGGCGGCCGCGCGCCAGAGCCGCCCGGGACCGTCTTCATCACTACCAG GAGGGTGATCTGGGTTAGCGACACAGAGAGGAACAAGGGCTACGCGGTGGACTTCGTCGCCGTCTCGCTCCACGCAGTGTCGCGAGACCCCGAGGCGTACCCCTCCCCGTGCATCTACACGCAG ATCGAGACAGAAGTTGGCTCTGATGAGGAGTCTGACGAATCAGATTCTGAAGCAAATGGTGCAGTAGATCTCTCAAAAGTCACTGAGATGCGCATCATACCATCAGATCCCGATCAGT TGGATCAACTCTTCGAAGCATTCTCCCACTCTGCTGAGTTGAACCCAGATCCAAATGCTG AGAGTGATGAAGAAAATGGCTGGGTTCATGATGATGGAGGTGATGACGATATGTGTGATG GAAGTGACGCTGAGGAGTTTTCAGATGACACTCCAATAGGACAAATTGATGAACATGGTATTACTCGCAGTGTAGTTGAG CTTGAGATCAATGACCAACGTTTTGGGGATGCAGAGGAAGCAGAAGGGGAGAGGAGCCACAGAAATGGAAGATAG